Proteins encoded together in one Variovorax paradoxus window:
- a CDS encoding ABC transporter substrate-binding protein: protein MKMYSFRAAALFLAVSLAVAVSGASAQIVIGQSADLSGPAAVGVKETIMGSQLVIDHVNAQGGIHGEQIEVIRLDDGLDPKRSVENTRILIEDKKVLALLLNRGTPNTIAVIPLLDKYGVALVGPSTGAMALHQPLQKNVFNVRSTYQREAERAVLHLATTGIQRIAVVQADDSFGRDAMEGASKGFERAGLAPALVALADRSKPDFAAIVPQLVKAKAQAVLWIGSGTAVTDGVKGLRAAGSAAQIITLSNNAASGFIKELGSASTGVIVTQVLPYERAFGHPLVKEAMALAQARGQTELSPALLEGFVATKVLVEALRRTGPKPTRARLVATLNRFQYDVGGRLEVNYSPQDHTGIDYVDLSIVSEGRFRR from the coding sequence ATGAAGATGTACAGTTTCCGCGCCGCCGCGCTCTTCTTGGCCGTGAGCTTGGCCGTGGCGGTCTCCGGCGCATCGGCGCAAATCGTCATCGGCCAGTCGGCCGACCTGTCGGGACCGGCGGCGGTGGGCGTGAAGGAAACGATCATGGGCTCGCAGCTGGTCATCGACCATGTCAACGCCCAAGGAGGCATTCACGGCGAGCAGATCGAGGTGATCCGGCTGGACGACGGCCTGGACCCCAAGCGTTCGGTCGAGAACACCCGCATCCTCATCGAGGACAAGAAGGTGCTGGCGCTGCTGCTCAACCGCGGCACGCCCAACACCATTGCCGTCATCCCCCTGCTCGACAAATACGGCGTGGCGCTGGTCGGCCCTTCGACCGGCGCCATGGCGTTGCACCAGCCGCTACAGAAGAATGTATTCAACGTGCGCTCGACCTACCAGCGCGAGGCCGAAAGAGCAGTGCTGCACCTGGCCACCACCGGCATCCAGCGCATTGCCGTGGTCCAGGCCGACGATTCCTTTGGCAGGGACGCGATGGAAGGCGCGAGCAAGGGCTTCGAGCGCGCGGGGCTGGCGCCGGCCTTGGTCGCGCTGGCCGATCGCAGCAAGCCCGACTTTGCGGCCATCGTGCCTCAGCTGGTCAAGGCCAAAGCCCAGGCGGTGCTGTGGATCGGCTCCGGCACCGCAGTGACCGACGGCGTGAAGGGGCTGCGCGCCGCGGGCTCGGCGGCGCAGATCATCACGCTGTCGAACAACGCGGCATCGGGCTTCATCAAGGAGCTCGGTTCGGCCAGCACCGGCGTGATCGTCACGCAGGTGCTGCCCTACGAGCGCGCGTTCGGCCATCCGCTGGTCAAGGAGGCAATGGCACTTGCACAGGCCAGGGGGCAGACCGAACTGTCGCCGGCGCTGCTCGAAGGCTTTGTTGCCACCAAGGTGCTGGTGGAGGCCCTGCGCCGCACCGGCCCCAAGCCGACCCGCGCCAGGCTGGTTGCCACGCTCAACCGCTTTCAATACGACGTGGGCGGCAGGCTCGAGGTGAACTATTCGCCGCAGGACCACACCGGCATCGACTATGTCGACCTGTCGATCGTCAGCGAAGGCCGATTCAGGCGGTAG
- a CDS encoding MFS transporter: MAATLDSRGVPHPAPRPMSAEEKKVIFASSLGTVFEWYDFYLYGSLAAIIAKQFFSGLDAGAAFIFALLAFAAGFLVRPFGAIVFGRLGDMIGRKYTFLVTILIMGLSTFIVGLLPSYATIGVAAPVILIALRMLQGLALGGEYGGAATYVAEHSPHGKRGAYTSWIQTTATLGLFLSLLVILGVREWLGEAVFNDWGWRIPFLVSILLLGISVWIRLSLSESPAFQKMKAEGKTSKAPLSESFGEWKNLKIVILALVGLTAGQAVVWYSGQFYALFFLTAQLKVDATTANLMIAAALLLGTPFFVVFGTLSDKIGRKPIIMAGCLLAVVTYFPVFKMLTEAANPDLAKAQATAGVTVTADPATCSFQGNPVAREIDFRSSCDIAKRYLVQNSVSYENVAGAPGSKAVVKIGNKTVEAPVGNVVNLKFDETSVKEIAAFKKGVAEDLKVAGYPAKADPTKINKLLTIGLLFWLVLLVTMVYGPIAAMLVELFPTRIRYTSMSLPYHIGNGWFGGLLPTTAFAIVASTGNMYNGLWYPIIIAGVTLVVGTLFIRETKDVDIYAND; the protein is encoded by the coding sequence ATGGCAGCAACACTGGATTCGAGGGGGGTGCCGCATCCGGCCCCCCGGCCCATGTCCGCGGAGGAAAAGAAGGTCATCTTCGCTTCCTCGCTTGGCACGGTGTTCGAGTGGTACGACTTCTACCTTTACGGTTCGCTGGCCGCGATCATCGCGAAGCAGTTCTTCAGCGGCCTCGATGCGGGCGCGGCCTTCATCTTTGCGCTGCTGGCATTCGCGGCGGGCTTCCTGGTGCGGCCGTTCGGCGCCATCGTGTTCGGCCGGCTCGGCGACATGATCGGGCGCAAGTACACCTTCCTGGTCACCATTCTCATCATGGGCCTGTCGACCTTCATCGTCGGCTTGCTGCCCAGCTACGCAACCATCGGCGTTGCCGCGCCGGTGATCCTGATTGCGCTGCGCATGCTGCAGGGCCTTGCGCTCGGCGGTGAGTACGGCGGTGCCGCCACCTATGTGGCCGAGCACTCGCCGCACGGCAAGCGCGGCGCCTACACCTCGTGGATCCAGACCACGGCAACGCTCGGCCTGTTCCTGAGCCTGCTGGTCATCCTGGGTGTGCGCGAATGGCTCGGCGAAGCGGTGTTCAACGACTGGGGCTGGCGCATTCCGTTCCTGGTGTCGATCCTGCTGCTCGGCATCTCGGTGTGGATCCGCCTTTCGCTGTCGGAGTCGCCGGCCTTCCAGAAGATGAAGGCCGAGGGCAAGACCTCGAAGGCCCCGCTGTCCGAGTCGTTCGGCGAGTGGAAGAACCTCAAGATCGTGATCCTGGCGCTGGTCGGCCTTACGGCAGGCCAGGCGGTGGTCTGGTATTCGGGCCAGTTCTATGCGCTGTTCTTCCTGACCGCTCAGCTCAAGGTCGATGCGACCACTGCCAACCTGATGATCGCCGCCGCGCTGCTGCTCGGAACGCCGTTCTTCGTGGTCTTCGGCACGCTGTCCGACAAGATCGGCCGCAAGCCGATCATCATGGCCGGCTGCCTGCTGGCCGTGGTCACGTATTTCCCGGTCTTCAAGATGCTGACCGAAGCTGCCAACCCCGACCTGGCCAAGGCGCAAGCCACCGCCGGCGTCACCGTCACGGCCGACCCTGCCACCTGCTCGTTCCAGGGCAACCCCGTGGCGCGCGAAATCGACTTCCGCAGCTCGTGCGACATCGCCAAGCGCTACCTTGTGCAGAACTCGGTGAGCTATGAGAACGTGGCCGGCGCACCCGGTTCGAAGGCTGTCGTGAAGATCGGCAACAAGACGGTCGAGGCACCGGTCGGCAATGTCGTCAACCTCAAGTTCGACGAAACCTCCGTCAAGGAGATCGCCGCCTTCAAGAAAGGCGTGGCCGAAGACCTGAAGGTTGCCGGTTATCCGGCCAAGGCGGACCCCACGAAGATCAACAAGCTGCTGACCATCGGGCTGCTGTTCTGGCTGGTGCTGCTGGTAACCATGGTCTATGGTCCCATCGCCGCAATGCTGGTGGAACTGTTCCCCACCCGCATCCGCTACACCTCGATGAGCCTGCCGTACCACATCGGCAACGGCTGGTTCGGCGGCCTGCTGCCCACCACCGCCTTTGCCATCGTGGCCTCGACCGGCAACATGTACAACGGCCTCTGGTACCCGATCATCATCGCCGGCGTCACGCTGGTGGTGGGTACGCTGTTCATTCGCGAGACGAAGGACGTGGACATCTACGCGAACGACTGA
- the rhtB gene encoding homoserine/homoserine lactone efflux protein yields MDLHVWLAFLVASCVIAVSPGSGAVLSMSHGLSYGVRRTTATIIGLQLGLAVILLVAGLGVGAVLTASATAFTVIKVVGACYLLWLGWRQWRAPVSAVAKADGGAPDSVREPELSAGQRVLRGFLTNVTNPKGIVFMAAVLPQFIQPTRPLWLQLLVLLLTTVMVDVTVMHGYAWLAARLQGVLRSVRARRAQNRVFGGVLMAMGAFLFMFKRNA; encoded by the coding sequence ATGGACCTGCATGTCTGGCTCGCATTTCTGGTGGCCAGTTGCGTCATCGCGGTTTCGCCCGGTTCGGGCGCGGTCCTCAGCATGAGCCATGGGCTCAGCTACGGCGTGCGTCGCACCACGGCGACCATCATCGGCCTGCAGCTGGGGCTGGCCGTGATCCTGCTGGTGGCGGGCCTCGGCGTGGGCGCGGTGCTCACCGCCTCGGCGACCGCGTTCACGGTGATCAAGGTGGTGGGCGCGTGCTACCTGCTGTGGCTGGGCTGGCGCCAATGGCGGGCGCCCGTGTCGGCTGTCGCCAAGGCGGATGGCGGTGCGCCGGATTCCGTTCGCGAACCCGAGCTCTCGGCAGGGCAGCGCGTGCTGCGCGGCTTCCTGACCAACGTGACCAATCCCAAGGGCATCGTCTTCATGGCCGCCGTGCTGCCTCAGTTCATCCAGCCGACGCGGCCGTTATGGCTGCAACTGCTGGTGCTGCTGCTCACGACGGTGATGGTCGACGTGACCGTGATGCACGGCTACGCCTGGCTGGCCGCGCGGCTGCAAGGCGTGCTCCGCAGCGTGCGTGCCCGGCGCGCGCAGAACCGCGTCTTCGGCGGCGTGCTGATGGCGATGGGCGCCTTCCTGTTCATGTTCAAGCGCAACGCCTGA
- a CDS encoding 2-hydroxychromene-2-carboxylate isomerase: MKHIDFYLDFISPYAYLAFEHLPQALEGLSCSVAYKPLLLGALLKHHGQLGPAEIPAKRSWTYRHVLWLGHANGIPIEMPASHPYNPLPHLRLAVSTSDDGSISRLVAETVFRNVWRGGEEAGDPTRLAALAAQLRPRREMNSDESKALLKRNTDEAVQAGVFGTPAYAVDGRLFWGFDGLAMLRAYLAGDVWFDGPQWAGADQRPSMLRSSKN; the protein is encoded by the coding sequence ATGAAGCACATCGACTTTTACCTCGACTTCATTTCGCCCTATGCGTACCTTGCGTTCGAGCACCTGCCCCAGGCGCTCGAAGGCCTGAGCTGCAGCGTGGCGTACAAGCCGCTGCTGCTTGGTGCGTTGCTCAAGCACCATGGCCAGCTCGGCCCCGCCGAGATTCCGGCCAAGCGCAGCTGGACCTACAGGCATGTGCTGTGGCTAGGTCACGCCAACGGCATTCCCATCGAGATGCCGGCCTCGCACCCGTACAACCCGCTTCCGCACCTGCGGCTCGCGGTCTCCACGTCGGACGACGGAAGCATCAGCCGCCTGGTGGCCGAAACCGTTTTTCGCAACGTGTGGCGCGGCGGCGAAGAAGCTGGCGACCCCACGCGCCTGGCCGCGCTCGCGGCGCAGCTGCGGCCCAGGCGCGAAATGAACAGCGACGAGAGCAAGGCATTGCTCAAGCGCAACACCGACGAAGCGGTACAGGCGGGCGTGTTCGGTACGCCCGCGTATGCGGTCGACGGCCGGCTGTTCTGGGGTTTCGACGGGCTTGCGATGCTGCGTGCCTACCTGGCCGGCGATGTGTGGTTCGACGGGCCCCAGTGGGCCGGCGCAGACCAGCGTCCATCGATGCTGCGCAGCAGCAAAAACTGA
- a CDS encoding DUF1289 domain-containing protein, with amino-acid sequence MNFAEAETLAARAAAVQALPEGVPSPCTSVCRMDRQSGFCEGCLRTIPEIAAWSKMEDAARRGVWHAIELRARAGIWRLAEAPGDNHA; translated from the coding sequence TTGAACTTCGCAGAAGCCGAGACGCTGGCCGCACGCGCGGCCGCGGTGCAAGCGCTGCCCGAAGGCGTGCCCTCGCCGTGCACCTCCGTCTGCCGCATGGACCGCCAGAGCGGCTTCTGCGAGGGGTGCCTGCGCACCATCCCGGAGATTGCGGCCTGGAGCAAGATGGAGGACGCCGCCCGCCGCGGGGTATGGCACGCGATAGAGTTGCGGGCGCGTGCCGGCATCTGGCGGCTGGCCGAGGCACCCGGAGACAACCACGCATGA
- a CDS encoding YbaK/EbsC family protein, translating to MCGSELHSLPEGVQRVSRVLQDAGHPHSPRMLDDACRTAQQAADALGISVGQIAKSIIFRRKSDDAAVLVITSGDKRVDEKKVDALIGKTGRADAEFVKARTGFTIGGVSPVGHATKPVVLIDRELFRFDDIWAAAGHPHAVFQLKPQDLETLTGAPVADVV from the coding sequence ATGTGCGGCTCTGAACTCCATTCCCTCCCCGAAGGCGTGCAACGCGTCTCACGCGTGCTCCAGGACGCCGGCCACCCCCATTCGCCGCGCATGCTCGACGACGCCTGCCGCACCGCGCAGCAGGCGGCCGATGCACTCGGCATCTCGGTCGGGCAGATTGCCAAGAGCATCATCTTCCGCCGCAAGAGCGACGACGCTGCGGTGCTGGTCATTACCTCGGGCGACAAGCGCGTGGACGAGAAGAAGGTCGACGCGCTCATCGGCAAGACCGGGCGCGCCGACGCCGAGTTCGTGAAGGCGCGCACCGGCTTCACCATCGGCGGCGTGTCGCCGGTAGGGCATGCAACCAAGCCGGTGGTGCTGATCGATCGCGAGCTGTTCCGCTTCGATGACATCTGGGCTGCGGCAGGGCACCCGCATGCGGTGTTCCAACTCAAGCCGCAAGATCTCGAAACCCTCACCGGTGCGCCGGTGGCGGACGTGGTTTGA